Proteins encoded by one window of Sorex araneus isolate mSorAra2 chromosome 3, mSorAra2.pri, whole genome shotgun sequence:
- the LOC101558352 gene encoding 60S ribosomal protein L37-like codes for MTKGTSSFGKHLNKTHPLCRRCGSKAYHLQKSTCGKCGYPAKRKRKYNWSAKAKRRNTTGTGRMRHLKIVYCRFRHGFREGTTPKPKRAAVAASSSS; via the coding sequence ATGACGAAGGGGACGTCCTCGTTCGGGAAGCATCTCAACAAGACGCACCCGTTGTGCCGCCGCTGCGGCTCCAAGGCCTACCACCTGCAGAAGTCCACCTGCGGCAAGTGTGGCTACCCCGCCAAGCGCAAGAGGAAGTATAACTGGAGCGCTAAGGCCAAGAGGAGGAACACCACCGGCACGGGTCGCATGAGGCACCTGAAAATTGTATACTGCAGATTCAGGCATGGATTCCGTGAGGGAACAACGCCCAAACCCAAGAGAGCAGCTGTTGCAGCATCCAGTTCATCTTAA